TGGATCTTGCTGAAAGTTTTATTCGGTTTATCGTGAAAAGCGTTCTGGATAAACATGAAAGTGAACTTGAGATATTAGAGCGTGATACCACGTTTCTCAAAAAAGCTGCATCAGAACCATTTAAGCGTATTTCTTACACAGAGGCTGTTGAGCAGCTGAAAAGCGATCAAACGAAAGAGTTACTCGATACCATGGAGAGTGATCGAAATGAAGAGTTAAGCTCAATCAAAAAGGAACTCGATGAGATCAAAAAGGAGCATGGTTCAGCCAAGAAGTGGAGAAAAGCTCAAATCGATCAACGTATTAAAGAAATTCACCTGAGAATTGATCAGGTTGAAGAGGATCTAAGAAATATTCCGGTTTGGAAAAAATCTGCTGCTAATTTTGAATGGGGCAATGATTTTGGTGGTAGTGATGAAACGATTCTTACTATGCAGTATGATACGCCCATATTGGTGCACCGATATCCTGCAGAGGTAAAAGCATTTTATATGAAGCGAGATCCTGAGGACGATAAACTGGCTTTGGCGCTCGATGTTCTTGCTCCTGAAGGATACGGTGAAATAGTAGGAGGGAGTCAGCGAGAAGAGGGTATAGACGTTTTAAAAGCACGTATTGCCGAACATGGATTGCCGGAAGAGGTTTTTAGCTGGTATCTGGATCTTCGTAAGTATGGATCGGTACCACATTCAGGTTTTGGTTTGGGAATAGAACGAACAGTAGCCTGGATATGCGGACTTTCTCATGTTAGAGAAACAATTCCGTTTCCAAGAATGCTGGGCAGACTTAGACCATAATTCTGCATCTCTAACTGAACAGAGTTAAGATTTACCGCAGTGATGTACTTTCCTGCAAACCCTTTACTCTGTTCAGATCTTACCATTCTTTAGCATAATTCATCAGCATTGTGTAACCTTAAGGGTACTCACAATTAAGCCAAAAATTTACTGATGATAAAACAACGCTCATTACTTCTCACCTTTCTAATTTCCATATTTCTTGTAAGTCTCACATTTGCTCAATCAGATAAACGACCCGTTGAGATTGATGACTATTTCAATTTAAAGAGTGTGGGCAGTCCGGTAATTAGCCCGGATGGTAAATGGATCGCATATACTGTATCAGAAACGGATTTTGATGAAGGATCATCCGAAACAAGGATCTGGATGGTATCGACCGATGGTGGTGACCCTCTTCCTATGACTGCAAAAGGTACTTCTGCAGGAAATCCACAGTGGACTCCTGATGGAAAATATCTGACATTTTCTGCATCGCGGGATGAGAGTAAGAGCCAGGTCTGGAAGCTTGACATGCGTGGAGGAGAAGCTCAACAGGTTACGGATATTGAACAGGGAATAAATGGATTTGAATGGAGCCCGGAT
This is a stretch of genomic DNA from Rhodohalobacter barkolensis. It encodes these proteins:
- a CDS encoding asparagine--tRNA ligase; translation: MTYIKQLADHQDEIVTLKGWVYNSRSSKGLHFIELRDGSGLCQCIVSVDEVGEEIFEEAGKLKQESSVEITGKVVKDDRSVGGYEIHATDVNIIQIAENYPITPKDHGVEFLMENRHLWLRSQRQWAAMQIRNTIQFSIHQFFQNEGFVRTDAPVFTGNAAEGTTTLFETDYFDEKAYLTQSGQLYGEAMAMAHGKIYTFGPTFRAEKSKTRRHLTEFWMVEPEMAFYDLDMNMDLAESFIRFIVKSVLDKHESELEILERDTTFLKKAASEPFKRISYTEAVEQLKSDQTKELLDTMESDRNEELSSIKKELDEIKKEHGSAKKWRKAQIDQRIKEIHLRIDQVEEDLRNIPVWKKSAANFEWGNDFGGSDETILTMQYDTPILVHRYPAEVKAFYMKRDPEDDKLALALDVLAPEGYGEIVGGSQREEGIDVLKARIAEHGLPEEVFSWYLDLRKYGSVPHSGFGLGIERTVAWICGLSHVRETIPFPRMLGRLRP